CTGAGTTTGTATTTAAATTAAATTCATTCTTACCCAATGACATTGCTGTTGAACGTATTTTTGAAGTTAATGTAGATGCCCATGCTCGTTTTCATGCCACGGCTAGGACTTACGAATATCATATCTCTAGAAAAAAAGATCCGTTTTCTATAGACAATGCATATTTTGTTAAAAAAGATTTAGATGTTGAGCAAATGAATATTGCGGCCAAACTTCTCTTAGGGAAAAGAGATTTTGAGTGTTTTTCAAAATCGAATACCGATGTATTTACGAATATATGCGATTTAAAAGAAGCATATTGGATTGAGAAAAATGACATGCTGATCTTTACAATTACCGCAGATAGATTTCTTAGAAATATGGTCAGAGCCATTGTCGGGACACTAATAAATGTTGGTTTAGGAAAATACTCGGCGGACTATGTTAATACCATATTAAAAAGCAAGGATAGAACAAAAGCGGGCGTTTCTGTTCCTGCAAAAGGGTTATATTTGACCTCTATTGTTTACCCCAATACTATTTTAAAGAATGGATAAGGATACTGGCAAAGCATTTGACACTCGTCTTTTTAAACGCTTAATAGCCTACACCAAACCGTATAGACTTACTTTTTACGGGGTGGCGCTTGCAGCTATTTTATTATCTGGTTTTGCAATTCTTACCCCATTAATAGTAAAGAAAATCATTGATGATGCTATAAAGGGTAGTGATAGTCAAATGTTGTTGAATCTTACAATAGCCATGTTGGTGGTTTTAATTGGTCAAGTAATAAGTCAACTTGCATTTAATTACTACGCTAATTGGTTGGGTGAATCGGTTATTAAAGATATTCGCATTAATTTGTTTAAAAAGATGCTTTCATTTAGGATGAAGTATTTTGATAACTCATCTTTAGGTGTTTTGGTTACCAGGGCGGTTGCGGATATGCAAAGAATTGGGGAAATATTTAGTCAAGGCTTTTTCGTAATTGTTGCAGATTTATTGAAAATGGTCGTTGCTGCTATTATCATGTTATTTATAAATTGGAAACTTTCTTTGATTGTTTTCGCTTTGTTACCTATTATCCTTTACGCAACAAGATTGTTTCAAAAAGCCATGAAAGTGGCATTTACAGAGGTAAGGGCAGAGGTTTCTAATTTAAATTCATTTGTACAAGAGCGTATTACGGGAATGAAAATAGTTCAGCTATTTACTCGCGAAAAAATTGAAAGCAACAAGTTTAGAGAAATAAACGAAAAACATAAAAATGCTTGGTTGAAAACAGTTTGGTACAACTCTATTTTCTTTCCAATAGCTGAAATAGTTTCTTCTTTAACAGTAGGTTTAATTGTTTGGTACGGTGGATTGCAGAATGTTGCAAATATATCCACTGATATTGCGGGAACTATCTTTGCTTTTATAATGCTTATAGATTTATTGTTTAGACCACTTAGACAAATTGCTGATAAATTTAATACCCTACAAATGGGCATGGTCGCAGCAAACAGAGTATTTAAAATTTTAGATACGGATAGTCATATACA
The genomic region above belongs to Maribacter hydrothermalis and contains:
- the truA gene encoding tRNA pseudouridine(38-40) synthase TruA, with translation MNFFIQFSYFGKSYHGWQNQPNAITIQEVLENAMSTLLNNPISLMGAGRTDTGVHAKEMYAHFEIETFENIPEFVFKLNSFLPNDIAVERIFEVNVDAHARFHATARTYEYHISRKKDPFSIDNAYFVKKDLDVEQMNIAAKLLLGKRDFECFSKSNTDVFTNICDLKEAYWIEKNDMLIFTITADRFLRNMVRAIVGTLINVGLGKYSADYVNTILKSKDRTKAGVSVPAKGLYLTSIVYPNTILKNG
- a CDS encoding ABC transporter ATP-binding protein is translated as MDKDTGKAFDTRLFKRLIAYTKPYRLTFYGVALAAILLSGFAILTPLIVKKIIDDAIKGSDSQMLLNLTIAMLVVLIGQVISQLAFNYYANWLGESVIKDIRINLFKKMLSFRMKYFDNSSLGVLVTRAVADMQRIGEIFSQGFFVIVADLLKMVVAAIIMLFINWKLSLIVFALLPIILYATRLFQKAMKVAFTEVRAEVSNLNSFVQERITGMKIVQLFTREKIESNKFREINEKHKNAWLKTVWYNSIFFPIAEIVSSLTVGLIVWYGGLQNVANISTDIAGTIFAFIMLIDLLFRPLRQIADKFNTLQMGMVAANRVFKILDTDSHIQNVGTYESGAFKGDIKFNNVRFGYLEDEEVLHGISFEVKAGETVAIVGSTGAGKSTIINLLNRFYEINSGEITVDGVDIKEYNLPSLRSNIAVVLQDVFLFADTIANNISLKNPEISVNDIENAAKAIGVDTFISSLPGGYEYNVKERGTMLSSGQRQLIAFLRAYVSNPSILILDEATSSVDTYSEQLIQLATDKITQGRTSIVIAHRLATIKKADKIIVMDAGNIVETGTHKQLLKKGGYYSNLYEAQFLAEEVA